In one window of Amblyomma americanum isolate KBUSLIRL-KWMA chromosome 9, ASM5285725v1, whole genome shotgun sequence DNA:
- the LOC144104135 gene encoding 3-oxoacyl-[acyl-carrier-protein] reductase FabG-like: MPPEAIVNLSGKVAIITGATSGIGWSTAKLFARLGARLSLTGRKDDKLNVIAEKCQEYMPPDTKILQTPGDLTDTKLAETLVETTSKKFGKIDILVNCAGIIGNGSIETTSLEQYDEMFAINVRSVFHLISVAVPHLILSKGNIVNVSSVTGMRSFPNVLAYCMSKSAVDQLTHCSALELAGKQVRVNAVNPGVVITELQKRGGMSEESYQTFLEHSKTTHPLGRAGNPEEVAKTIAFLASDAASFITGVTLPVDGGRHLTCAR; the protein is encoded by the exons ATGCCTCCGGAAGCAATTGTCAACCTCTCGGGCAAGGTGGCCATTATAACAG GTGCAACTTCGGGCATCGGCTGGAGCACGGCCAAGCTGTTTGCAAGGCTTGGCGCGCGGTTATCTCTCACTGGAAGGAAAGACGACAAGCTGAACGTGATTGCTGAAAAGTGCCAGGAGTACATGCCTCCTGACACTAAG ATTCTCCAAACTCCTGGTGATTTAACTGACACCAAGTTAGCAGAAACTTTGGTAGAAACAACTAGTAAGAAATTTGGCAAAATCGACATCCTG GTAAATTGTGCGGGCATAATAGGAAATGGAAGCATCGAAACTACTTCTCTTGAGCAGTACGATGAAATGTTTGCCATTAATGTTAG gtcAGTCTTCCACCTAATATCAGTGGCTGTGCCACACCTAATCTTAAGTAAAGGAAATATCGTCAACGTCTCTAGTGTGACTGGCATGAGATCG TTTCCAAATGTCCTGGCCTACTGTATGTCTAAAAGTGCTGTAGATCAACTGACCCACTGCTCTGCTCTAG aattggcaggcaAGCAAGTGAGGGTCAACGCTGTAAA ccCTGGTGTAGTGATCACAGAACTGCAGAAGCGTGGAGGCATGTCTGAAGAGTCCTACCAAACG TTCCTGGAGCATTCGAAGACAACACATCCTCTGGGCCGTGCTGGAAATCCAGAAGAGGTGGCGAAAACTATCGCATTTCTGGCATCAGATGCTGCTTCCTTCATTACTGGAGTCACACTGCCTGTGGATGGTGGCCGGCACTTGACTTGTGCCAGATAA